A DNA window from Dehalococcoidia bacterium contains the following coding sequences:
- the fabG gene encoding 3-oxoacyl-ACP reductase FabG: MFNRTKTVLRSDIVALLVFLLVSACQSQLVPANSTLELPSGKEPNASVSGGVTYRERIALSPDAKLVVEIRDVSYEDAAAPLIARQTIAGPGQVPIEYKAGYKRDDIDSRSLYSVSARIVESDGRLAFTNDTAHDVITRGNPNNVDMVLVLVQPPPDTVGDNEDWRTWVEVPARVIRANLIPNEREQFLRIEYYQSTIEGCARRGSKSLQVNEYDIVATVTLMQPPQTSWAIPCEDEVVQLDEIEPKVEPLEPARTYRVIVNDQVLTTLTVPDPELGFTHIAESPIENAEIRPRDGASGEYELLVVSGLSKGSSCSQFNGYEIRRSEYDTVEVTVTHHEVSDPMVACTADYPIVETTVPLGSDFEPGVEYTVVVNSDISEKFVAQVGQGRSPPWVHDRSDSMTHTQDFQGKVAIVTGAGRGMGRAVVLRLAAAGASVAVNDLRSEDAQRVADELTDSGTKSVAVQGDVTKSSDVRRMVDSTVDTLGAVHILINNAGVLRPTPVIDIEEDEWDFVVGVNLKGTYLCSRAVLPTMRSQGWGRIVNFSSTAGKNVSTVGGAHYTAAKAGILGFTRHLAKEEAAYGITVNSVCPGLIDTEMVRDTISEDRADAYAASFPIQRLGEPEEVAELVAFLASDRASYITGASLDINGGDLMI, from the coding sequence ATGTTCAACAGAACGAAGACAGTGCTACGTTCAGACATAGTTGCCCTGCTTGTGTTCCTGCTGGTTTCTGCGTGCCAAAGCCAACTTGTCCCGGCGAACTCCACGCTTGAATTGCCGTCGGGCAAGGAGCCTAACGCCTCGGTGAGCGGCGGCGTGACGTACAGGGAGAGAATCGCTCTTTCGCCTGATGCCAAACTCGTGGTCGAGATTCGTGATGTGTCCTACGAGGACGCAGCGGCACCGTTGATCGCGCGCCAGACCATAGCAGGTCCGGGACAGGTGCCCATCGAGTACAAAGCCGGTTACAAGCGCGATGACATAGACTCACGGAGCCTTTACTCCGTGAGCGCGAGGATCGTCGAGTCGGACGGTCGACTGGCATTCACCAACGACACTGCGCACGATGTGATCACTCGGGGCAATCCGAACAATGTGGATATGGTGCTTGTGCTGGTCCAGCCGCCTCCTGATACGGTCGGAGACAACGAGGACTGGCGCACTTGGGTGGAGGTTCCTGCCCGAGTGATCCGTGCCAACCTCATACCCAATGAGAGGGAGCAGTTCCTGAGAATCGAGTATTACCAGTCCACGATCGAAGGATGTGCGCGTCGGGGAAGTAAGTCCCTGCAGGTTAACGAGTATGACATCGTTGCCACCGTAACACTGATGCAGCCTCCGCAGACCTCTTGGGCAATACCATGTGAAGACGAGGTGGTCCAGTTGGACGAGATTGAACCCAAAGTTGAGCCTCTCGAACCTGCCCGGACCTATCGAGTTATTGTCAACGATCAGGTTCTCACAACCCTGACCGTCCCCGATCCAGAACTGGGGTTCACCCACATCGCCGAGTCTCCGATCGAGAATGCAGAGATCAGGCCCCGCGACGGCGCGTCCGGCGAGTACGAACTCCTGGTGGTCTCCGGTCTGTCAAAGGGCAGCAGTTGCTCGCAGTTCAACGGGTACGAAATTCGCCGGAGCGAGTACGACACGGTCGAGGTGACGGTCACGCACCACGAGGTCTCAGACCCGATGGTAGCCTGCACCGCAGACTACCCCATAGTGGAAACGACCGTCCCACTCGGCTCCGACTTCGAACCCGGCGTGGAGTACACTGTTGTGGTCAACTCAGATATCTCGGAGAAGTTCGTCGCCCAGGTAGGTCAAGGCCGTAGCCCTCCCTGGGTCCACGACAGGAGTGATTCAATGACTCATACTCAGGACTTTCAAGGCAAGGTCGCCATCGTAACTGGAGCGGGCCGAGGTATGGGGAGGGCAGTAGTTCTGAGACTGGCGGCCGCTGGTGCTAGTGTGGCCGTCAATGACCTGCGCTCCGAAGATGCTCAACGGGTTGCTGATGAGCTGACAGACAGCGGCACAAAGTCTGTGGCAGTGCAAGGCGACGTCACCAAGTCATCGGACGTGCGTCGCATGGTAGACAGCACCGTGGACACTCTTGGCGCCGTCCACATCCTCATCAACAACGCGGGAGTTCTGAGGCCGACGCCTGTAATCGACATCGAAGAGGACGAGTGGGACTTCGTAGTCGGCGTCAATCTGAAAGGGACGTACCTGTGCAGCCGTGCCGTCCTGCCTACTATGAGGAGCCAGGGTTGGGGACGGATCGTGAACTTCTCGTCGACCGCTGGGAAGAACGTCAGCACCGTCGGCGGGGCGCACTACACCGCGGCCAAGGCCGGAATCCTGGGCTTCACTCGGCATCTCGCCAAGGAGGAGGCCGCCTACGGCATAACTGTCAACTCTGTCTGCCCAGGCCTGATCGACACCGAGATGGTGCGAGATACGATCTCCGAAGATCGCGCCGACGCCTACGCGGCCAGCTTTCCAATTCAGCGACTCGGGGAGCCGGAAGAGGTGGCCGAGCTGGTGGCTTTCCTAGCATCCGACAGGGCTTCCTACATCACCGGAGCATCGCTGGACATCAACGGCGGCGACCTGATGATCTAG
- a CDS encoding Gfo/Idh/MocA family oxidoreductase — translation MAKYGVVAVGGNRTHQESYAREFASDPRCELIAVADEPGLPEYREGLNRLLASELGVPYLSLDEALAREGVHIIDNCADVERRARVALKTLEAGKHLYMDKPLAASVEEAHTIADAADRSDVTTQMFTQVTTSWAQAAKSAIESGRTGEVLAIHCDMLMAKGKPGSVDHGIVRQEKPSDGRFTHVEAKRELFDMGVYPIALVHWLSGVRVKTVYGITGNYFFKEHADLDIEDYGALTLTLDSGQVASITSGRIGFTSHPRGGLLRITLVGENGIFTFSESDPHIEICNDQPPFEMPLVHPFDPMSMWASTASEMQHMPKDRRVPLAVGVQGRDIAAFVDCLESGERPQVTVRDAAHVIEVIMAGYESASAGEPVDLR, via the coding sequence ATGGCTAAGTACGGTGTAGTCGCGGTCGGTGGCAACAGGACCCACCAGGAAAGTTACGCTCGCGAGTTCGCCTCTGATCCTCGCTGCGAACTCATCGCCGTTGCTGACGAGCCCGGACTCCCGGAGTACAGGGAGGGGCTGAACAGGCTGCTGGCGAGCGAACTGGGTGTGCCGTATCTCTCTCTTGATGAGGCTCTGGCCCGAGAGGGCGTGCACATAATCGACAACTGCGCGGATGTCGAGCGAAGGGCAAGAGTCGCTCTGAAGACTCTCGAGGCCGGTAAGCACCTCTACATGGACAAGCCTCTGGCCGCCTCGGTTGAAGAAGCTCACACTATCGCGGATGCGGCCGACAGGTCCGACGTGACGACCCAGATGTTCACCCAGGTGACGACCAGCTGGGCGCAGGCGGCGAAGTCGGCCATCGAATCCGGGCGTACGGGTGAAGTCCTTGCGATTCACTGCGACATGCTGATGGCAAAGGGCAAGCCTGGAAGCGTCGACCATGGGATCGTCAGGCAGGAGAAGCCCAGCGACGGTCGCTTCACTCACGTAGAGGCCAAACGTGAGCTGTTCGATATGGGCGTATATCCGATTGCGCTGGTGCACTGGCTGAGCGGCGTTCGTGTGAAGACGGTGTACGGTATTACCGGCAACTACTTCTTCAAAGAGCACGCCGATCTTGATATTGAGGACTACGGGGCGCTTACTCTTACGCTGGACAGTGGCCAGGTGGCGAGTATTACGAGCGGCAGGATTGGCTTCACCAGCCACCCTCGTGGAGGTCTGCTGCGCATCACCCTCGTAGGGGAGAACGGCATCTTCACGTTCAGCGAGTCAGACCCGCACATTGAGATCTGCAACGACCAGCCACCGTTCGAAATGCCGCTGGTGCATCCCTTCGACCCAATGAGCATGTGGGCGTCGACAGCCAGCGAGATGCAGCACATGCCCAAGGACCGCAGGGTACCTCTGGCTGTCGGTGTGCAGGGCCGCGACATAGCAGCGTTCGTCGACTGCCTGGAGTCTGGAGAGCGTCCACAGGTTACGGTCCGGGACGCCGCGCACGTTATCGAGGTCATCATGGCCGGGTACGAGTCTGCCTCGGCAGGGGAGCCGGTCGACCTGCGCTAG
- a CDS encoding YIP1 family protein encodes MIGRMLGAARLSSDTYEEVERDSSATIQALLVVIIVAIANAIGGILNGDTTLVGGLLFGVIRGIVFWAVWALLVLLIGTTILKSKSTEADWGQLARCTGFAQTPGILGILVFIPAVGGLIALLSFIWQIAAMVVAVRQSLDYTSTWRAFFVILIAAAIPLIIVIFLGIFFFSLVF; translated from the coding sequence ATGATAGGCAGGATGTTGGGCGCAGCCCGGTTGAGTTCAGACACCTACGAAGAGGTTGAGAGAGATAGTAGCGCTACGATTCAGGCGCTGCTCGTCGTAATCATAGTTGCCATTGCCAACGCAATCGGTGGCATTCTGAATGGAGACACCACCCTGGTGGGCGGATTGCTCTTCGGCGTAATACGAGGAATCGTGTTCTGGGCTGTCTGGGCGCTCTTAGTCCTTTTGATTGGCACAACTATTCTTAAGTCGAAGAGTACTGAGGCCGATTGGGGGCAACTCGCTCGATGTACCGGATTCGCTCAGACTCCGGGTATCCTTGGAATTCTAGTATTCATCCCTGCGGTGGGTGGGCTCATAGCTCTTTTGAGTTTCATCTGGCAGATAGCAGCCATGGTGGTCGCTGTCAGGCAGAGCCTGGACTACACCTCGACATGGCGCGCATTCTTCGTCATATTGATTGCCGCTGCCATTCCACTCATCATAGTCATCTTCCTTGGCATCTTCTTCTTCTCGCTGGTCTTTTAG
- a CDS encoding cupin domain-containing protein has translation MKWKQNESEDVISTAGIHDGDGVITRRRFFLEETRLPVRIEIWELPPGASEGSHIHDGDNTLEEFYYFLSGQGVMWMGEEELPVGPGDAVMAPPGVDHGFRCSGDETLKLVIAWGVPLDKD, from the coding sequence ATGAAGTGGAAGCAAAACGAGTCCGAGGACGTCATCAGCACCGCTGGAATTCACGATGGAGATGGAGTCATCACCCGCCGCAGGTTCTTCCTCGAGGAAACGCGACTTCCCGTGCGCATCGAAATATGGGAACTGCCACCGGGGGCGAGCGAGGGCTCTCACATACATGACGGCGACAACACCCTGGAAGAGTTCTACTACTTCCTCTCCGGGCAGGGCGTAATGTGGATGGGAGAAGAGGAGCTGCCGGTAGGACCGGGAGACGCCGTGATGGCGCCTCCCGGTGTCGATCATGGTTTTCGCTGTTCAGGTGACGAGACCCTCAAGCTGGTCATCGCATGGGGCGTGCCCCTGGACAAAGATTAG
- the ppcA gene encoding phosphoenolpyruvate carboxylase, whose amino-acid sequence MALIPKVMSTQHPDNASPAPFADDLGVLKGDGEVDEAADVFALGCDEQMWDSEGKEADNQVVRKLLTSYPDFFQENVQLGLDVALTLRVPNPRVERDMRKSMVEALHSVSSSWDMAQSFYGDGHVAPIQEVILPLTTSAEEIAMVEAYYRSVIVGQEDRTVLYGQSVKDWVGEFYPKTIRVIPLIEDMEHLFYCDRIVEEYLQDRDLPYQRVFLARSDPALNYGMVAAELILKVGLLRLHNLEVKLGIPLYPIIGAGSVPFRGHLGPVNVERSLQEYPSAQTFTVQSAFKYDYDRDTVREGIQKILDHKRTEPTYIDQARAREIIDKSTDEYQARVQEMTDVIRAISSHVPRRRERKMHVGLFGYGRSLGGVGGVTLPRAIGFAASLYSIGVPPELLGLACLTEDDLSFIREVYPNLDGDLRAALRFTNERHVRELLGEPYMSLAGQFTDEIDRVHEGLTSAIWASVGQEDTTMNVFHYVEEAAHLRRFLG is encoded by the coding sequence ATGGCCTTGATTCCCAAAGTGATGAGTACTCAACATCCGGACAACGCCAGCCCGGCGCCATTCGCCGACGACCTGGGTGTGTTGAAGGGAGATGGAGAGGTTGACGAGGCGGCGGACGTGTTCGCCCTTGGTTGCGACGAGCAGATGTGGGACTCTGAGGGCAAAGAAGCGGACAACCAGGTGGTACGGAAGCTGCTAACCAGCTACCCAGACTTCTTCCAGGAGAATGTCCAGCTAGGCCTCGACGTGGCCCTGACGCTGCGGGTCCCGAACCCGAGAGTGGAACGGGACATGCGCAAGTCGATGGTTGAGGCCCTCCACAGTGTGTCCTCTTCCTGGGACATGGCGCAGAGCTTCTACGGTGACGGACACGTCGCTCCCATCCAGGAGGTGATTCTCCCGCTTACGACATCCGCTGAAGAGATAGCGATGGTTGAAGCCTACTATCGAAGTGTGATCGTAGGACAGGAAGACAGGACCGTGCTCTACGGTCAGTCAGTAAAAGACTGGGTAGGCGAGTTCTACCCCAAGACCATACGGGTGATTCCACTCATCGAGGACATGGAGCACCTGTTTTACTGCGACCGCATAGTCGAGGAGTACCTGCAGGATAGAGACCTTCCCTATCAGCGGGTGTTCCTCGCTAGAAGCGACCCTGCACTCAACTATGGAATGGTGGCCGCTGAGCTGATCCTGAAGGTCGGGCTGCTACGACTCCACAACCTCGAGGTGAAGCTGGGTATACCGCTGTACCCGATTATCGGAGCTGGCTCCGTGCCGTTCCGTGGTCACCTTGGGCCAGTGAACGTCGAACGTTCGCTGCAGGAGTACCCCAGCGCACAGACGTTCACCGTCCAGTCGGCGTTCAAGTACGACTACGACAGGGACACCGTCCGCGAAGGAATACAGAAGATCCTGGACCACAAGCGCACCGAGCCCACGTACATCGACCAGGCGCGCGCCAGGGAAATCATCGACAAGTCCACGGACGAGTACCAGGCGCGGGTACAGGAGATGACCGATGTCATCAGGGCCATCTCGTCCCACGTCCCCAGGCGACGCGAGCGCAAGATGCACGTTGGGCTGTTCGGCTATGGGCGATCGCTCGGCGGTGTCGGAGGAGTCACGCTTCCCAGGGCCATCGGATTCGCCGCCTCACTCTACTCCATAGGGGTGCCACCAGAGCTGTTGGGACTGGCCTGCCTGACAGAAGACGACCTGAGCTTCATCCGGGAGGTCTACCCGAACCTGGATGGAGACCTGCGGGCAGCCCTGCGATTTACAAACGAGCGGCACGTCAGGGAATTGCTTGGTGAGCCGTACATGAGCCTGGCCGGTCAGTTCACTGACGAGATCGATCGAGTGCACGAGGGACTTACCAGCGCAATCTGGGCTAGTGTTGGACAGGAAGACACCACGATGAACGTCTTCCATTACGTAGAAGAGGCTGCGCACCTGCGCCGGTTCCTGGGATAG
- a CDS encoding PQQ-binding-like beta-propeller repeat protein produces the protein MRFGPPASRPFRWIAIPGSAILLLLFVFTAACAEEQPPPPPQQPALPAEAPTAVPIDTAPQTTRVAPLPAPTASLPPPTVAPTSAPTTPTPAPRPTRNPSTAAPTPVPTETAAQPTVTQPEMDSVAIVWGDVFKQLSTAEQDCLDAELGKDQLQDIGAKPVSPEQPQWAPAVIGCLAPDTATAFPGAMMFSLMVNEMLLGDAGQGEVPPEARECIQELLADTDIGAVIAAALQDPAAGQVPNQAVMDFAMGIEMCAPPSTGMMGPPPGEHPELPIEATLWQFSVPGWAMNAPTVSHGMAYVGADDGNVYALDAANGGPVWTFETGDVVRSPAVVSDN, from the coding sequence ATGAGGTTCGGCCCCCCGGCATCCAGACCCTTCCGTTGGATCGCAATTCCAGGCTCGGCGATTTTGCTGCTCCTCTTTGTGTTCACGGCGGCCTGTGCAGAAGAGCAGCCACCTCCGCCTCCTCAGCAGCCAGCCTTGCCGGCGGAAGCGCCCACGGCTGTACCCATCGACACGGCTCCGCAGACCACACGAGTAGCCCCGCTGCCCGCTCCGACTGCTTCTCTTCCTCCACCGACTGTGGCGCCAACTTCAGCGCCTACCACACCTACACCGGCCCCCCGACCTACGCGCAACCCGTCTACAGCCGCTCCGACGCCGGTTCCGACCGAAACGGCGGCTCAGCCCACCGTTACACAGCCAGAAATGGACTCTGTCGCCATCGTCTGGGGAGACGTGTTCAAGCAGCTATCCACTGCTGAACAGGACTGCCTGGACGCGGAGTTGGGAAAAGACCAGCTGCAGGATATCGGTGCGAAACCCGTATCGCCTGAGCAGCCTCAATGGGCTCCCGCAGTAATTGGCTGCCTGGCCCCTGATACCGCTACGGCCTTCCCCGGGGCGATGATGTTTTCGCTGATGGTAAACGAAATGCTGCTGGGCGATGCCGGTCAGGGTGAGGTCCCACCGGAAGCCAGGGAGTGCATTCAGGAACTACTTGCCGATACGGATATTGGCGCGGTCATCGCGGCGGCGCTGCAGGATCCTGCAGCAGGCCAGGTGCCCAACCAGGCCGTAATGGACTTCGCCATGGGCATAGAGATGTGCGCTCCACCATCTACGGGAATGATGGGGCCGCCGCCCGGCGAGCATCCCGAACTTCCCATAGAGGCGACACTCTGGCAGTTCAGCGTGCCCGGATGGGCCATGAACGCGCCGACCGTATCGCACGGTATGGCGTACGTTGGAGCGGACGACGGAAACGTGTACGCACTCGACGCCGCGAACGGCGGACCAGTCTGGACCTTCGAGACAGGCGATGTCGTCAGGTCGCCGGCCGTGGTATCGGACAACTGA
- a CDS encoding PQQ-like beta-propeller repeat protein, whose product MADGVLYLESSDGYLVALDAVTGHELWGFNKGFFSGVRTYTVSDGVVYFSSLNGAIYAIDASVAAGR is encoded by the coding sequence ATCGCTGATGGCGTTCTCTACCTCGAATCGTCTGACGGATACCTGGTCGCGCTGGACGCCGTGACCGGCCATGAACTCTGGGGATTCAACAAGGGGTTCTTCTCTGGAGTCCGTACATACACGGTGTCCGACGGCGTCGTGTACTTCAGTTCACTGAATGGCGCGATCTACGCCATCGACGCGTCTGTCGCCGCGGGTCGGTGA
- a CDS encoding CehA/McbA family metallohydrolase, with protein MADYEPLDIASHLNGGIDALGEDATAEIGPRHFRGLPFDIGDDPARCFISLEGESEATTIPVDRSAHRVLFAHRLVTTEIDEGGPVGTHVADYVFTLENGNRHVVPIRERFEISSVPMDSFRGPSGLPFLAVTDGKHQLFHRTEGPWHEIGRRQTEYLQANAKSYFLWSWANPEPDVPIESIEIVPKGPAFVVAGVTLGHVDEHPFARQGRREAKITITDPVLASTPFDVDVEVDRGDTTYAFPLPKDPDDGFVSGYHRGFGEQPNEHASPSYAEISAVPSATVSIKQNGETVGQVPWGEVEKSCKAETPRVRVELADPGRNWVKVTVVDDDTGRPVPCRVHFRSPDGIPYQPHGHHNQVNSNLETWHIDIGGDVRMGHITYAYIDGRCEGWLPRGDVIVDVARGFEYEPLRTKVRIEPGQQRLELRIKRWTDMNARRWYSGDSHVHFLSPQGAHLESSGEDLNVVNLLQAQWGSLFTNKEDFTGRASVVQNGSNIVYVSQENRQHFMGHMILWGLKEPVMPWASDGPGEAEIGGHLETTMAHWADEAHAQGAWVINPHFPNPNGEPAALVATGRLDGVEMLRQTRPNHLEYYRYLNCGYRLPLVGGTDKMSSEVPVGLYRTYARLPDDQEFTYENWCRSVAAGRTFLSGGPIIHLSVDGKEVGDTLAISGAGTVEVEAWAESVLPVFSLEIVMNGRVVARTDSRRGARRLELREKIRVDGHSWIAARTGAYDYFDIVPHHDVWNRGVFAHTSPVYVACGGEWDMFDPATAQYMLTLIEGDLAYIEQTAGVRPVGSVTHRHGEEDHLAFLQRPFLEARDAILSRMK; from the coding sequence ATGGCCGACTATGAACCGCTCGATATCGCCTCGCACCTTAATGGTGGGATAGACGCGCTCGGAGAGGATGCAACGGCCGAGATTGGCCCCAGGCACTTCAGGGGTCTGCCGTTCGACATAGGCGACGATCCAGCCAGATGCTTCATTTCGTTGGAAGGCGAAAGCGAAGCGACCACGATCCCGGTAGATCGCTCTGCCCACAGAGTCCTCTTCGCTCACAGGCTTGTCACCACGGAAATCGACGAGGGCGGCCCCGTCGGAACGCACGTGGCTGACTATGTCTTCACGCTGGAGAATGGCAACCGCCACGTGGTGCCCATCAGGGAGCGCTTCGAAATTAGCTCGGTGCCCATGGACTCGTTCCGTGGCCCGTCCGGTCTCCCATTTCTCGCGGTAACAGACGGCAAGCACCAGTTGTTCCATCGCACTGAGGGCCCCTGGCACGAGATCGGGCGTCGACAGACCGAGTATCTCCAGGCCAATGCGAAGAGCTACTTCCTGTGGAGCTGGGCCAATCCTGAACCCGATGTGCCCATCGAATCGATTGAGATCGTGCCCAAGGGCCCAGCGTTCGTGGTCGCGGGCGTTACGCTCGGACACGTCGATGAGCACCCCTTTGCCCGGCAGGGGCGCCGCGAGGCCAAGATCACTATCACTGATCCGGTGCTGGCGTCCACGCCGTTCGATGTCGACGTTGAAGTCGACAGGGGAGACACGACCTACGCCTTCCCACTCCCCAAGGATCCCGACGATGGATTCGTGTCAGGGTATCACCGCGGATTTGGTGAGCAGCCCAATGAGCACGCGAGCCCGTCGTATGCGGAGATCTCCGCTGTGCCGTCGGCGACCGTGTCGATCAAACAGAACGGCGAGACCGTGGGACAGGTGCCGTGGGGTGAGGTTGAGAAGTCGTGTAAGGCTGAGACTCCCAGGGTCCGTGTGGAGCTGGCAGATCCCGGCCGCAACTGGGTGAAGGTCACCGTCGTGGACGACGACACCGGCAGGCCTGTACCGTGCCGCGTGCACTTCAGGTCGCCGGACGGAATCCCGTACCAGCCTCATGGCCATCACAACCAGGTCAACTCCAACCTGGAGACCTGGCACATCGACATCGGCGGCGACGTGCGCATGGGCCATATCACTTACGCGTACATCGACGGTCGGTGCGAGGGCTGGCTGCCGCGTGGCGATGTGATCGTCGACGTGGCCCGCGGTTTCGAGTACGAGCCACTTCGGACGAAGGTGCGTATCGAGCCGGGACAGCAGAGGCTGGAGCTTCGCATCAAGCGCTGGACCGACATGAACGCCCGTAGATGGTACAGCGGCGATTCGCATGTGCACTTCCTGTCGCCGCAGGGAGCACACCTTGAGTCGAGCGGCGAGGACCTCAACGTGGTCAACCTGCTCCAGGCACAGTGGGGCAGCCTGTTCACCAACAAGGAGGACTTCACGGGCAGAGCGAGCGTCGTCCAGAACGGCAGCAACATCGTCTACGTCTCACAGGAGAACCGGCAGCACTTCATGGGACACATGATCCTATGGGGCTTGAAGGAGCCTGTCATGCCATGGGCCTCGGATGGGCCGGGAGAGGCCGAAATCGGCGGTCATCTGGAGACCACGATGGCGCACTGGGCGGACGAGGCTCACGCGCAAGGGGCATGGGTGATCAACCCGCACTTCCCGAACCCTAACGGCGAACCGGCTGCGCTGGTAGCGACCGGTCGTCTGGACGGCGTGGAGATGCTGCGGCAGACACGTCCGAACCACTTGGAGTACTACCGCTACCTGAACTGCGGCTACCGGCTGCCGCTTGTCGGTGGAACGGACAAGATGAGCAGCGAAGTTCCGGTTGGGCTGTACCGCACGTATGCTCGGCTCCCGGACGACCAGGAGTTCACCTACGAGAACTGGTGCCGCTCAGTCGCCGCTGGCAGGACTTTCCTGAGCGGTGGCCCGATCATCCACCTATCGGTCGATGGCAAAGAGGTCGGAGACACACTTGCCATATCGGGCGCAGGCACCGTGGAAGTCGAGGCGTGGGCTGAGAGCGTGCTCCCCGTATTCTCGCTGGAGATCGTGATGAACGGCCGGGTCGTCGCACGAACGGATAGTCGGAGAGGCGCCCGCAGGCTGGAACTTCGCGAGAAGATCAGGGTCGACGGCCACTCGTGGATCGCCGCCCGTACGGGAGCCTATGACTACTTCGACATCGTCCCGCATCACGACGTGTGGAACAGGGGAGTGTTCGCGCACACGTCGCCGGTCTATGTGGCCTGCGGCGGTGAGTGGGACATGTTCGACCCGGCGACGGCCCAGTACATGCTGACGCTGATTGAAGGCGACCTGGCCTACATCGAGCAGACGGCCGGCGTGCGGCCTGTAGGGTCGGTCACGCATCGACACGGCGAAGAGGACCACCTGGCCTTCCTCCAGAGACCGTTCCTGGAGGCAAGGGATGCGATCCTCAGCAGGATGAAGTAA
- a CDS encoding DUF1330 domain-containing protein, with protein sequence MAGYVIADVDVTDPELFAKYGKLVSATVEQYGGKYLARGGEVVVLEGDRTAHRTVIIEFESFERAKEWYHSDDYAPALKMRLDSANSNVLIVDGT encoded by the coding sequence ATGGCCGGGTACGTAATCGCAGACGTGGATGTAACCGACCCTGAACTGTTTGCCAAGTACGGCAAGCTGGTATCTGCCACGGTCGAGCAGTATGGTGGCAAGTATCTCGCACGTGGAGGCGAGGTGGTTGTCCTGGAAGGTGACAGGACTGCCCATCGGACAGTGATTATCGAGTTCGAAAGCTTTGAGCGTGCGAAGGAGTGGTACCACTCTGACGACTATGCACCAGCGCTGAAGATGCGCCTCGATTCGGCGAACTCCAACGTGCTAATAGTCGACGGGACGTAA
- a CDS encoding type II toxin-antitoxin system PrlF family antitoxin: MREITATTTQRNQVTIPVEVRRLLHLKPRDKVTFTIDDSGEVHLQAASFTLESAFASVRPSQRPEDFKAISRMAKDAKAEKTARELDEA; the protein is encoded by the coding sequence ATGAGAGAAATCACTGCCACCACAACCCAGAGAAACCAGGTCACAATCCCTGTTGAGGTACGACGCCTACTTCACCTGAAACCTCGGGATAAGGTCACCTTTACCATCGACGACTCTGGGGAAGTTCACTTACAGGCAGCTTCATTCACCTTGGAGTCTGCCTTCGCGTCCGTTAGGCCCTCCCAACGTCCCGAAGACTTCAAGGCGATCTCGCGAATGGCCAAGGATGCCAAGGCAGAGAAGACCGCGAGAGAATTGGACGAAGCATGA
- a CDS encoding type II toxin-antitoxin system VapC family toxin: MRFVDTNVFLRYLTGDDEIKAQACYELFQRVNQGEEELFTCEAIVSEVVYVLSSTRAPYRLSHDEIRARLVPILTLRGLRLPQKRVYLEALDLYASSPYLDFEDALAVAHMQRQGIAEIVSYDRDFDRIAGIRRTEPSTPSNV; the protein is encoded by the coding sequence ATGAGGTTTGTGGACACCAATGTGTTCCTCAGGTACCTGACTGGTGACGACGAAATCAAAGCCCAGGCCTGTTACGAGTTGTTTCAGCGTGTGAACCAGGGTGAAGAGGAACTGTTCACATGTGAGGCCATCGTATCCGAGGTAGTTTATGTCCTCTCTTCCACACGTGCTCCATACAGGCTAAGCCATGACGAGATCAGGGCCCGGCTAGTCCCAATTCTGACACTTCGGGGACTGAGACTGCCTCAAAAACGCGTCTACCTCGAAGCTCTAGATCTCTATGCATCGTCACCATATCTGGATTTTGAGGACGCACTGGCTGTTGCGCATATGCAACGGCAAGGAATCGCCGAGATTGTAAGTTACGACAGGGACTTTGACCGCATAGCTGGGATCCGAAGGACTGAGCCGAGCACACCCAGCAACGTTTAG